A single window of Pontibacillus chungwhensis DNA harbors:
- a CDS encoding copper amine oxidase N-terminal domain-containing protein → MIRKALLYTTPLIFLLILLVLYQWSMYTYGPASTEESGDPPASSITITHSPSGTDIEQTIKGINEGTYILVVPNGAEDMECVYEEGESCLMEETSSSINVTVSSNKKLHFTYRISSGEAEQAFGSHWFMKIKQKDSYIPMNMKVSLAEKQPSHWTWFSPAKKEAVIKKSTIDYYKWEAQKTDHFPLYVIDTKGYVEQTRGSLTIYSNKKLSEQNLNNTEKLYRSLSDQPLILLVGRDVPDGSKGVLSIPSFSLENVEKAWYRMLVTSNYDIPDEERWLIESIVAYATSTEPDSEKGEKVKQALDAELSAEEKDAFLNSISKKRKGTLVANLDQSLSEVEGLETTFFQKNKEKEKPFVSLFYYETKPIVINGERNDVAWDPILMNKNRSFPLGGLAEVLHIDVTGIPGEGIYIVRKGEDTWRFTLGKQTFIENEESFGIASDVLFQLNGEVYIKERYMKEILGIHVQEDSNNLYIRN, encoded by the coding sequence ATGATCAGGAAAGCGTTACTTTACACAACCCCACTAATCTTTTTACTCATTCTCCTTGTTCTCTATCAGTGGAGTATGTATACATACGGTCCTGCCTCAACAGAAGAATCAGGGGATCCACCAGCATCCTCTATTACGATTACTCATTCCCCGTCTGGAACGGATATTGAGCAAACCATTAAAGGAATCAATGAAGGAACCTATATCCTCGTTGTTCCAAATGGTGCCGAGGATATGGAGTGTGTATACGAGGAGGGGGAATCTTGTTTAATGGAGGAAACGTCTTCTTCTATAAACGTTACGGTTTCTTCTAATAAAAAACTCCATTTTACTTACCGAATCTCATCAGGCGAAGCCGAGCAGGCGTTTGGTAGTCATTGGTTTATGAAGATAAAACAGAAGGATTCCTACATACCAATGAATATGAAGGTTTCACTTGCGGAAAAGCAACCATCTCATTGGACATGGTTCAGTCCTGCTAAGAAAGAAGCGGTTATAAAAAAATCAACTATTGATTACTATAAATGGGAAGCTCAGAAAACGGATCACTTTCCCCTTTATGTTATAGATACGAAAGGCTATGTGGAACAAACTCGGGGCTCTCTAACAATCTACTCTAATAAAAAACTCTCAGAACAAAATTTGAATAATACAGAAAAATTATATAGGTCGTTATCTGATCAACCTCTCATTCTGTTAGTGGGTAGGGATGTTCCTGATGGTTCTAAAGGCGTTTTGTCCATCCCATCCTTTAGCTTGGAAAACGTTGAAAAAGCTTGGTATCGTATGCTCGTTACAAGCAACTACGACATACCTGATGAAGAGAGATGGTTGATTGAATCGATTGTTGCTTATGCAACTTCCACTGAGCCTGATTCAGAAAAAGGTGAAAAGGTGAAACAAGCACTCGATGCTGAACTATCAGCAGAGGAAAAAGACGCGTTTTTAAATAGCATTTCTAAAAAAAGAAAAGGTACCCTAGTAGCTAATTTGGACCAGAGTCTCAGTGAGGTTGAGGGGTTGGAAACGACATTTTTTCAAAAAAACAAAGAAAAGGAAAAGCCTTTTGTTTCTTTATTCTATTATGAAACGAAACCCATTGTAATAAATGGGGAGCGTAATGATGTGGCGTGGGACCCTATCTTGATGAACAAAAACCGATCTTTCCCACTCGGTGGCTTGGCCGAGGTCTTACATATAGATGTAACAGGAATTCCGGGTGAAGGCATTTATATCGTGAGAAAAGGGGAGGATACGTGGAGGTTTACCCTTGGGAAACAAACATTTATTGAGAATGAAGAGTCATTTGGCATTGCTAGTGATGTGTTATTCCAATTAAATGGCGAAGTTTATATAAAAGAACGATACATGAAAGAGATTCTTGGAATTCATGTTCAAGAAGATTCGAATAACCTCTATATTCGAAATTAA
- the rsmD gene encoding 16S rRNA (guanine(966)-N(2))-methyltransferase RsmD, which produces MVGLCTKWLEKGVDSMRVIAGEHKGRQLQPVPNRLTRPTTDKVKEALFQMIGPYFEGGACLDLFAGSGGLGIEALSRGMDQAIFVDKHPKAIATIYENLKTLKLQDYAEVYKNDAYRAIKAAGKRGLSFRLVFLDPPYEKFSYEELVDSLVEHNVVNEETVIVCEHSSEQSLPDSFGSFTCFRHETYSSIISISLYKQE; this is translated from the coding sequence ATGGTAGGATTATGTACGAAATGGTTAGAGAAAGGTGTTGACTCTATGCGCGTAATTGCTGGAGAACATAAAGGGCGTCAACTTCAACCTGTACCCAACCGGTTGACACGCCCTACGACAGATAAAGTAAAAGAAGCTCTATTTCAAATGATTGGTCCTTATTTTGAAGGCGGAGCATGCCTGGACTTGTTTGCAGGAAGCGGAGGCTTAGGGATAGAGGCATTAAGCAGAGGGATGGATCAAGCGATTTTTGTAGATAAGCACCCTAAAGCGATTGCCACAATCTACGAGAATTTGAAGACATTAAAGCTACAAGACTATGCTGAAGTTTATAAGAACGATGCGTACCGAGCAATTAAAGCAGCAGGAAAGAGAGGCTTATCATTCCGGTTAGTCTTTTTAGACCCTCCTTATGAGAAGTTCTCATACGAAGAGCTTGTGGATTCTCTGGTTGAGCATAATGTGGTGAATGAAGAAACCGTTATCGTGTGTGAGCACTCTTCGGAACAATCATTACCAGATTCATTCGGTTCTTTCACATGCTTCCGACATGAAACATATTCAAGTATTATTTCAATTAGCCTTTATAAACAAGAGTAG
- the coaD gene encoding pantetheine-phosphate adenylyltransferase — protein MATLAICPGSFDPITYGHLDIIERGAKIFDHVTVAVFHNRAKSPLFSVEERIEMIQEVTSHLNNVTVDSSSGLLIDYAEEKGANVVLRGLRAVSDFEYEMQITAMNRKLNDSIETFFVMTNNQYSFLSSSIMKEVSKYHGDVSELVPPQVEEALKGKYKK, from the coding sequence ATGGCGACATTAGCAATCTGTCCAGGGAGCTTTGATCCAATTACATATGGCCATCTTGATATAATAGAACGTGGGGCAAAGATCTTTGATCATGTTACAGTAGCTGTATTTCATAATCGTGCAAAATCCCCACTGTTTTCTGTTGAAGAACGTATCGAAATGATTCAAGAAGTGACGAGTCATCTTAACAATGTAACAGTCGATTCGAGTAGTGGGCTACTGATTGATTATGCTGAGGAAAAAGGTGCCAATGTGGTGTTAAGAGGCTTACGAGCGGTGAGTGATTTTGAATATGAAATGCAGATTACCGCAATGAACCGTAAGCTCAATGATTCAATTGAAACGTTTTTTGTCATGACTAACAATCAATATTCTTTCTTAAGTTCAAGCATTATGAAAGAAGTTTCTAAATATCACGGTGATGTATCTGAACTTGTCCCTCCACAGGTTGAAGAAGCTTTAAAAGGGAAGTATAAAAAATAG
- the ylbJ gene encoding sporulation integral membrane protein YlbJ, with protein sequence MKSQVKSLALALLALFLAFSLIRFPDQALEASIRGLNMWWEIVFPSLLPFFITAELLIGFGVVRFIGILFEPIMRPIFKVPGVGSFVWAMGMASGYPSGAKLTARLRQEKQLTRIEAERLVSFTNASNPLFIFGAVSVGFFHDPTLGVLLAACHYVGNTLVGICMRFYGRENPAEEEGNETREKITLKKAFQALHQSRLEEPRPFGKFFGDAVLSSIQTLLMIGGFIIMFSVFNKLLFLVGITPIIAGAIGILFQMLTLPQELTIPFISGLFEITLGSQMTAQAENAVLLQQVICVSFILAFNGFSVQAQVASILADTDIRFRPYFLARILHGLFAAMLSVLLFIPLYVDRQAFESNESPVWIRLSQHESFWSELFEKLVSIGPLLTIGSLAMASLILYRRMIKK encoded by the coding sequence ATGAAATCTCAAGTGAAATCACTCGCACTTGCTTTACTGGCATTGTTTTTAGCCTTTTCCCTAATCCGGTTCCCGGACCAAGCATTAGAAGCATCGATCCGTGGATTGAACATGTGGTGGGAAATTGTATTCCCTTCCCTTCTCCCCTTTTTTATAACGGCTGAACTATTAATCGGTTTTGGGGTGGTTCGATTTATCGGGATTCTCTTTGAACCCATCATGAGACCCATATTTAAAGTGCCTGGAGTAGGCAGCTTCGTATGGGCTATGGGAATGGCAAGCGGATATCCTTCAGGGGCTAAGTTAACAGCAAGGTTAAGACAAGAGAAACAATTGACCCGCATAGAAGCAGAGCGACTTGTTTCATTTACTAATGCCTCCAACCCTCTCTTTATATTCGGAGCTGTATCCGTAGGCTTCTTTCACGACCCTACATTAGGCGTTTTACTTGCAGCATGTCACTATGTAGGTAATACGCTTGTTGGTATTTGCATGCGCTTTTATGGTCGTGAGAACCCCGCTGAAGAAGAAGGAAACGAAACCCGTGAAAAAATCACGTTAAAGAAAGCCTTTCAAGCTCTCCACCAATCCAGGTTAGAGGAACCACGCCCTTTCGGGAAATTCTTCGGAGATGCTGTTTTATCTTCCATCCAGACCTTACTGATGATTGGCGGGTTTATTATAATGTTTTCCGTATTTAATAAATTACTCTTCCTTGTAGGAATCACACCTATTATTGCCGGGGCAATAGGTATCCTATTCCAAATGCTAACTCTGCCACAAGAGTTGACCATCCCATTTATATCCGGGCTTTTCGAAATTACGTTAGGATCCCAAATGACAGCACAAGCGGAGAACGCAGTACTTTTACAACAAGTAATCTGCGTGAGCTTTATCCTTGCCTTTAATGGTTTTTCTGTGCAAGCACAAGTTGCCAGCATTCTAGCAGATACAGATATACGATTTAGACCTTATTTCTTGGCTCGTATATTACACGGACTATTTGCAGCCATGTTAAGTGTCTTATTATTCATCCCACTATACGTCGATCGTCAAGCCTTTGAATCGAATGAGTCACCTGTTTGGATAAGGTTAAGTCAACATGAAAGTTTCTGGTCAGAACTCTTTGAAAAACTCGTTTCGATCGGTCCCTTATTAACGATTGGCTCCTTAGCTATGGCTAGTCTGATATTGTATAGAAGAATGATAAAAAAATAG
- a CDS encoding patatin-like phospholipase family protein, which translates to MKRPVIGLALGSGGARGFAHLGVLKALHDAGIQVDLIAGSSMGALVGSLYCAGQDMDQLYKLARTFKRKYYLDFTVPKMGFIQGKRIKEYISLFTHRKNIEDLKIPFAVIATDLKTGEKVIFKEGNTANAVRASISIPGIFVPEKIGDRLLVDGGVVDRVPISVAREMGADIVIGVDCAHFDGSNEVQSIYDVIIQSIEIMQEELLSQIDLNADFMLKPDIKKYSSRAFTDIEEIVNEGEKEANLHIKSIRTYIEHWKEPENEAE; encoded by the coding sequence GTGAAGAGACCTGTTATTGGATTAGCCTTAGGTTCTGGGGGCGCGAGAGGTTTTGCGCATCTTGGTGTATTGAAAGCACTTCATGATGCAGGGATTCAAGTAGACCTCATCGCCGGTAGTAGTATGGGTGCGCTCGTTGGATCCTTGTATTGTGCTGGTCAGGATATGGATCAACTGTATAAACTAGCTAGAACATTTAAGCGCAAGTATTACTTAGACTTTACCGTCCCTAAAATGGGGTTTATTCAAGGTAAGAGAATTAAAGAGTATATAAGCTTGTTTACCCACAGAAAAAACATAGAAGACCTAAAAATCCCCTTCGCAGTTATTGCGACCGATTTAAAAACAGGCGAGAAAGTGATCTTTAAAGAGGGCAATACAGCAAATGCCGTAAGAGCGAGTATCTCAATCCCAGGAATATTTGTTCCAGAGAAGATAGGGGATCGGTTATTGGTTGACGGCGGAGTTGTGGACCGTGTTCCCATTTCAGTAGCAAGAGAGATGGGGGCAGATATTGTAATTGGTGTGGATTGTGCTCATTTCGATGGTAGTAATGAGGTTCAATCCATTTATGATGTTATTATTCAAAGTATTGAAATCATGCAAGAGGAATTGCTGAGCCAGATCGATCTTAATGCAGATTTCATGTTAAAACCAGACATCAAAAAATATAGTTCACGAGCTTTTACAGATATAGAGGAGATTGTGAATGAAGGAGAGAAAGAGGCCAACCTGCATATTAAGTCGATTCGAACGTATATAGAGCATTGGAAGGAGCCAGAAAATGAAGCAGAATAA
- a CDS encoding SepM family pheromone-processing serine protease, with translation MKQNKRYFIVFAIVVVLAFFLAQYRLPYYIYQPGSADDLNPIVQVEGAYDSEGEMHLVTVSGGPATPIRYVIAKILPYHQVYDIEDIFPEGVDQEEYHHAQIQVMASSQEAAQVVAYRAAGKDVTIKSDGVIVMRVEDGMPAEGKLEVGDRITEVNGTPIKESEGLIELISPLEVGDSVEVTFVRSGKEMTKTVSLGKHPEENRAIMGIGLATKRSVEVDPPVKFKSGEIGGPSAGLMFSLEMYDQLTENDITKGYQVAGTGEISIEGKVGRIGGIDKKVVASDDEGIEIFFAPNEGGKEGSNYEVAKKTAEDIGTDMKIVPVDTFEDALEYLKDLEPKGK, from the coding sequence ATGAAGCAGAATAAAAGGTATTTTATAGTCTTTGCCATTGTAGTGGTACTCGCTTTTTTCTTAGCGCAGTACCGTTTACCCTATTATATTTATCAGCCGGGATCGGCTGATGATTTAAATCCTATTGTACAAGTTGAGGGAGCTTATGACAGTGAAGGAGAAATGCACTTAGTTACCGTTAGTGGTGGACCCGCTACACCTATTAGGTATGTAATTGCCAAAATTCTTCCTTATCATCAAGTTTACGATATTGAAGACATCTTCCCTGAAGGAGTAGATCAGGAAGAGTATCACCATGCTCAAATTCAAGTGATGGCATCTTCTCAAGAAGCGGCTCAGGTGGTTGCATATAGGGCTGCAGGGAAAGATGTTACGATTAAAAGTGATGGTGTGATCGTTATGCGTGTAGAAGATGGGATGCCTGCTGAGGGGAAACTCGAGGTTGGGGATCGAATTACTGAGGTGAATGGAACACCAATTAAAGAATCTGAGGGGTTAATTGAGCTTATTTCACCTCTTGAAGTCGGAGATAGCGTAGAGGTAACCTTTGTTCGAAGTGGTAAGGAAATGACGAAAACGGTCTCTTTAGGAAAACACCCTGAAGAAAATCGAGCTATTATGGGAATTGGGCTTGCAACCAAGAGGAGTGTAGAAGTGGATCCTCCTGTGAAATTCAAGAGTGGTGAAATCGGAGGCCCAAGTGCTGGACTCATGTTCTCTTTAGAGATGTATGATCAACTAACAGAAAACGATATAACAAAAGGGTACCAAGTTGCTGGTACAGGTGAGATTTCAATTGAAGGTAAAGTTGGAAGAATTGGTGGCATTGATAAGAAAGTTGTGGCTTCTGATGACGAAGGGATTGAAATTTTCTTTGCTCCAAATGAAGGAGGAAAAGAAGGCTCTAATTATGAGGTTGCCAAGAAGACGGCTGAAGACATCGGGACAGATATGAAAATTGTGCCTGTCGATACGTTTGAGGACGCTTTAGAGTACTTGAAAGACTTAGAACCTAAGGGTAAATAA
- a CDS encoding nucleotidyltransferase: MKSCGLIVEYNPFHFGHLYHLQQSKEASGADCMIAVMSGNFLQRGEPAIIDKWHRTEIALSQGVDVVLELPYVFAVQNSDLFAKGSVLTLSEIGVDTICFGSEQGDISPFLKAYEHVNAHETSYKESLHQYLDQGFSFPEASRHAYEAIGLSNHAIDLSQPNNILGYSYTKTILDHDLSITPMTIKRTQSGYHDETITHQIASATSIRKSILEGKEMTKEAEGSLPGSSIEKLMEYKQKATGWHDWERYFPLLQYKLTTLSPEEIRSFHGVEEGLEHRLLHTIKEATNFSEWMTLLKTKRYTWTRLQRTITHILTHTKKQEIEPILQLNQLPYVRLLGMSETGRSYIRQQKKKMGVPILPNVQSGNHEFVTIEERSVDAYLSCLPAEQKKRLRKRELGPPVMPHM; the protein is encoded by the coding sequence ATGAAATCGTGCGGACTTATTGTCGAGTATAACCCTTTCCACTTTGGTCATTTATATCACTTACAGCAATCAAAGGAAGCATCCGGAGCAGATTGTATGATCGCCGTCATGAGTGGAAATTTTCTTCAAAGAGGGGAACCTGCCATTATTGACAAGTGGCACCGAACTGAAATCGCCCTCTCACAGGGCGTTGATGTTGTATTAGAGCTGCCCTATGTGTTTGCTGTACAAAACAGTGACTTATTTGCAAAAGGCTCTGTTCTCACCCTTTCAGAAATAGGAGTTGATACCATATGCTTTGGGAGTGAACAGGGGGATATCTCGCCTTTTTTGAAAGCTTATGAGCATGTGAACGCGCATGAAACGTCCTACAAGGAATCCCTCCACCAATACTTAGATCAAGGCTTCTCTTTTCCAGAAGCAAGCCGGCACGCATATGAGGCAATTGGTTTATCGAATCACGCCATTGACCTCTCACAACCGAATAACATATTAGGATACAGCTATACGAAGACCATACTTGATCATGACTTATCCATCACTCCTATGACGATTAAACGGACTCAAAGCGGTTATCACGATGAGACGATTACTCATCAGATTGCTAGTGCAACAAGTATAAGAAAATCCATTCTAGAAGGAAAAGAGATGACAAAAGAAGCTGAAGGCTCATTACCCGGGTCTTCAATAGAAAAATTAATGGAATACAAGCAAAAAGCAACTGGATGGCATGATTGGGAGCGCTACTTTCCATTACTCCAATATAAGCTTACTACCCTCTCCCCTGAAGAAATTAGATCCTTTCATGGTGTGGAGGAGGGTCTTGAACACCGCTTGCTGCATACAATTAAAGAAGCAACAAATTTCTCGGAGTGGATGACTCTACTAAAAACAAAACGGTACACATGGACACGACTTCAGCGAACGATTACTCATATTTTGACTCATACTAAAAAACAAGAAATCGAGCCTATCCTTCAGCTGAACCAGTTGCCTTATGTGCGTTTATTAGGCATGTCAGAAACTGGTCGATCCTACATTCGGCAACAAAAGAAAAAAATGGGTGTACCAATCCTTCCAAATGTGCAGTCAGGAAACCATGAATTTGTTACAATAGAGGAGCGTTCTGTGGACGCCTATTTGTCTTGTCTGCCAGCAGAACAAAAGAAACGCCTGCGCAAAAGAGAATTAGGCCCACCAGTAATGCCGCATATGTGA
- a CDS encoding YceD family protein, whose product MKFALQKLKAADLEPVTFDDRVDISELEEMPNDIRSIPDVHVKGEATRNGDTVTFRFAVSGTMTLPCARTLADVNYPFSFDAVEVFSLSPYHQEGEDEIHEIAGEVLDLTPYIKENVILEVPLQVFADDEVLDDALSEGQGWQLITEEKQEEKVDPRLAKLQQFLDDNKE is encoded by the coding sequence ATGAAATTTGCTTTACAAAAATTAAAAGCAGCAGATCTTGAACCGGTAACGTTTGATGATCGCGTTGACATTTCTGAATTAGAAGAAATGCCGAATGACATCCGTTCAATTCCTGATGTACATGTTAAAGGTGAAGCCACTCGTAATGGAGATACGGTAACCTTTCGTTTTGCAGTATCTGGAACGATGACGCTCCCTTGTGCTCGTACATTAGCGGATGTAAACTATCCATTTTCCTTTGATGCGGTAGAAGTATTCTCCTTATCTCCTTATCACCAGGAAGGTGAAGATGAGATCCATGAAATTGCTGGAGAAGTTCTTGACTTAACGCCTTATATCAAGGAAAATGTAATATTGGAGGTTCCTTTGCAAGTGTTCGCTGATGATGAGGTGCTTGACGATGCTCTTTCTGAAGGGCAGGGCTGGCAGTTAATCACAGAGGAGAAGCAAGAAGAAAAGGTGGATCCTCGCCTTGCAAAGCTTCAACAATTTTTAGATGATAACAAAGAGTAA
- the rpmF gene encoding 50S ribosomal protein L32 has product MAVPKRRTSKKVKNQRRTHKKLHVPGMVECQNCGEYTKQHHVCKSCGQYNGKQVVEQ; this is encoded by the coding sequence ATGGCAGTACCAAAGCGTAGAACTTCAAAAAAGGTTAAAAACCAACGTCGTACTCACAAGAAACTTCACGTACCAGGAATGGTAGAATGCCAAAACTGCGGTGAATACACTAAACAACACCATGTTTGCAAATCTTGCGGACAGTACAATGGTAAACAAGTGGTTGAACAATAG
- a CDS encoding enoyl-CoA hydratase/isomerase family protein, with product MSEYVKWDLYEQGYGMITLYRPERRNALSFDMIEELQRLIRDARNLELKALVITGAGTETFCAGGDLNDFHADLSSQEAFSALYPMKEVLYELSRFPVPTIALLNGHTRGGGCELATACDFRYATEGSTIGFVQGKLGISPGWGGGAMLYQRIHPLKAYEMLVQSRVYSTEEAIQLGWLQGIIHEDTLAEDIDHILQPFLQKNLDQLIHFKQQYVKQQIPLSLSADMDDEVRRCSNLWGNEAHKEAVERFQKS from the coding sequence ATGAGCGAATATGTTAAGTGGGATTTATATGAACAAGGGTATGGCATGATAACCCTTTATCGGCCTGAGCGACGAAATGCTCTTTCCTTTGATATGATTGAAGAGCTTCAGAGGTTAATTAGAGATGCTCGTAATTTAGAGTTAAAAGCGTTAGTTATTACAGGTGCGGGAACCGAGACGTTCTGTGCAGGGGGAGATTTGAATGATTTTCATGCAGATTTGTCCTCCCAAGAAGCATTTAGTGCATTGTATCCAATGAAAGAAGTGCTGTATGAGTTATCTCGTTTCCCAGTTCCTACGATTGCGTTACTAAACGGTCACACCAGAGGCGGTGGTTGTGAACTGGCTACTGCTTGTGACTTCAGATATGCAACAGAAGGAAGTACGATTGGATTTGTTCAAGGAAAATTAGGAATCTCACCGGGATGGGGCGGAGGAGCGATGCTCTATCAACGGATCCATCCTTTAAAAGCCTATGAGATGCTGGTCCAATCTCGGGTATATTCTACAGAAGAAGCTATACAGCTGGGGTGGCTTCAAGGGATCATTCATGAGGATACGTTGGCTGAAGATATCGATCACATTCTGCAACCATTTTTGCAGAAAAATTTAGACCAATTGATCCATTTCAAACAGCAATATGTGAAGCAACAGATCCCGTTATCTCTTTCTGCTGATATGGATGA